A genome region from Gadus chalcogrammus isolate NIFS_2021 chromosome 5, NIFS_Gcha_1.0, whole genome shotgun sequence includes the following:
- the LOC130382822 gene encoding zinc finger and BTB domain-containing protein 8A-like, producing the protein MEMVTDMGSTRLYRPSGEPGHHQQAQRWFNAADITVAHQRQLLKQLDQQRCQELFCDCSVLVEGQLFRAHRNVLFASSGYFRMLLSPQGSDTASATFDTFSPDTFALILDFIYSGQLDLSSHNVIEVMSAASYLQMTSVINHCKTFIKSSLEISVKEEEEELVVERGGGGGGIHLMEAQGPCSVSPPPALWTHDGAHLTKQVFLLKDPDQTAPSLAARADSGGDGGGLSPAHEGLEEANTGAEDPLDPLFTVSGPEQRRRKRGARRTGPYCTRSSTNNDPPEVQEARSQKAEKAEELYATLPTIVGVIGQFHNDSNPTMRYKCPFCTHTVKRKADLKRHLRCHTGERPYPCQACNKRFTRLEHLRSHFETIHQARKLVCKKCKCPLTEEASHVVCEGTRRYRICATCIQEEVGFESLPMEDSLEGLDQEPALLLGVDGEEEGETQRSWLTSMEQEEDEDEDNLAEDSGTDLIIHEVDDSDEEVQ; encoded by the exons ATGGAAATGGTGACAGACATGGGGTCGACTCGACTCTATCGGCCATCGGGTGAACCGGGTCATCATCA GCAGGCCCAGCGATGGTTCAACGCGGCGGACATCACGGTGGCCCACCAGAGACAACTGCTGAAGCAGCTGGACCAGCAGCGCTGCCAGGAGCTGTTCTGCGACTGCAGCGTGCTGGTGGAGGGGCAGCTGTTCCGCGCCCACCGCAACGTCCTCTTCGCCAGCAGCGGCTACTTCCGCATGCTGCTCTCCCCCCAGGGCTCGGACACGGCCTCGGCCACCTTCGACACCTTCAGCCCCGACACCTTCGCCCTCATCCTGGACTTCATCTACTCGGGTCAGCTGGACCTGTCCAGCCACAACGTGATCGAGGTGATGTCGGCCGCCAGCTACCTGCAGATGACCAGCGTCATCAACCACTGCAAGACCTTCATCAAGTCCTCCCTGGAGATCAGcgtgaaggaggaagaggaggagctggtggtggagaggggtgggggcgggggcggcaTCCACCTGATGGAGGCGCAGGGCCCCT GCTCCGTGAGCCCCCCGCCGGCCCTGTGGACCCACGACGGGGCCCACCTCACCAAGCAGGTGTTCTTGCTGAAGGACCCGGATCAGACGGCGCCGTCGCTGGCCGCCAGGGCCGACAGCGGCGGCGACGGGGGCGGCTTGAGCCCGGCTCacgaggggctggaggaggccaACACGGGGGCGGaggaccccctggaccccctgTTCACCGTGTCGGGCCCGGAGCAGCGGCGCAGGAAGAGGGGGGCCCGGAGGACGGGCCCCTACTGCACGCGCTCGTCCACCAACAACGACCCCCCCGAGGTGCAGGAGGCCCGCTCGCAGAAGGCGGAGAAGGCGGAGGAGCTGTACGCCACCCTGCCCACCATCGTGGGCGTCATCGGACAGTTCCATAACG ACTCCAACCCCACCATGCGCTACAAGTGTCCCTTCTGCACGCACACGGTCAAGAGGAAGGCGGACCTGAAGCGCCACCTGCGCTGCCACACAGGCGAGCGGCCGTACCCCTGCCAGGCCTGCAACAAGCGCTTCACCCGGCTGGAACACCTGCGCAGCCACTTTGAAACG ATCCATCAGGCGCGGAAGCTGGTGTGCAAGAAGTGCAAGTGTCCGCTGACGGAGGAGGCCAGCCACGTGGTGTGCGAGGGCACGCGGCGCTACCGCATTTGCGCCACGTGCATCCAGGAGGAAGTGGGCTTCGAAAGCCTTCCCATGGAGGACAGCCTGGAGGGCCTTGACCAGGAGCCGGCCCTGCTCCTGGGGGtggacggcgaggaggagggggagacccaGAGGTCCTGGCTGACCAgcatggagcaggaggaggatgaagacgaGGACAATCTGGCGGAAGACTCGGGGACCGATCTCATCATCCACGAGGTGGACGACAGCGACGAGGAAGTGCAGTGA
- the LOC130382566 gene encoding hydroxymethylglutaryl-CoA lyase, mitochondrial-like — protein MAALIRTINRSIFISRMGHPCLALGGSATVAKSVGGSSSKRLPDRVKIVEVGPRDGLQNEKTIVPAETKIRLIDMLSDSGLSVIESTSFVSPKWVPQMADQMEVMKGIRRKPGVSYPVLTPNLKGFQAAVEAGASEVAIFGAASELFSKKNINCSVEESLQRFEQVMVAAKAAGVPVRGYVSCVLGCPYEGKVAPAKVAQVAKRLYSMGCYEISLGDTIGVGTPGGMSEMLEAVSKVVPVGALAVHCHDTYGQALANILVALQMGVSVVDSSVGGLGGCPYAQGASGNVATEDVVYMLHGLGIQTGVDLPKLMDAGAFICHSLNRRTSSKVSQATHCKL, from the exons ATGGCGGCGCTCATCAGAACCATCAACAGAAGCATTTTCATCTCCAGGATGGGTCATCCATGTTTAGCCCTCGGCGGCTCCGCTACTGTGGCTAAATCA GTTGGTGGAAGTTCAAGTAAACGTCTTCCTGATAGAGTGAAGATAGTGGAGGTCGGACCCCGAGATGGGCTTCAAAATGAGAAG ACAATTGTACCTGCAGAAACAAAGATTCGATTAATTGACATGTTGTCCGATTCCGGCTTGTCAGTCATTGAATCCACCAGCTTTGTGTCCCCCAAATGGGTTCCACAG ATGGCTGACCAGATGGAGGTCATGAAGGGGATCCGTAGGAAGCCTGGTGTCTCCTACCCGGTCCTCACCCCTAACCTCAAGGGCTTCCAGGCCGCT GTCGAGGCTGGAGCCTCGGAGGTCGCCATTTTCGGAGCAGCCTCTGAGCTCTTCAGCAAGAAGAACATCAACTGCTCTGTGGAGGAGAGTCTGCAGCGCTTCGAGCAGGTCATGGTGGCAGCTAAAGCGGCCGGTGTTCCCGTCAGAGG CTATGTGTCCTGTGTGCTTGGATGCCCGTACGAAGGCAAGGTGGCACCTGCTAAAGTCGCACAG GTAGCAAAGCGTCTGTACTCCATGGGCTGCTACGAGATCTCCCTGGGCGACACCATAGGGGTGGGCACCCCGGGGGGCATGAGTGAGATGCTGGAGGCGGTGAGCAAGGTGGTGCCGGTGGGGGCGCTGGCCGTGCACTGCCACGACACCTACGGCCAGGCCCTGGCCAACATCCTGGTGGCCCTGCAG ATGGGCGTCAGCGTGGTGGACTCCTCGGTGGGCGGGCTGGGCGGCTGCCCCTACGCCCAGGGGGCTTCTGGGAACGTGGCGACGGAGGATGTTGTGTACATGCTGCACGGCCTCGGCATCCAGACG GGCGTGGACCTCCCCAAGTTGATGGATGCCGGAGCTTTCATCTGCCACTCCCTCAACCGAAGGACTAGCTCCAAAGTGTCCCAGGCCACCCACTGCAAGCTGTGA
- the LOC130382821 gene encoding UDP-glucose 4-epimerase-like, producing the protein MAGKVLVTGGGGYIGSHCVVELIEAGYSPVVIDNFSNSVRGEGDVPESLCRIEKFLKTSIEFHELDLLDREGLEDVFKKHSFIAVMHFAGLKAVGESVQKPLLYYQVNLTASMNLLQVMQANGVHNLVFSSSATVYGDPQRLPIDEQHPVGGCTNPYGKTKFFIEEMISDQCKANKDWNAVLLRYFNPIGAHISGLIGEDPQGIPNNLLPYVAQVAIGRREHLSVYGDDYDTPDGTGVRDYIHVVDLAKGHIAALKKLQDNCGCKAYNLGTGTGYSVLQMVKAMEKASGKKIPCQVAPRRDGDVASCYADPRTAAEELGWKAEFDLERMCEDLWRWQSSNPTGFSS; encoded by the exons ATGGCAGGCAAAGTGCTcgtgacaggaggaggaggctacATTGGCAGTCATTGTGTGGTGGAGCTCATTGAAGCTGGCTACTCTCCAGTTGTCATCGACAACTTCAGCAATTCTGTTCGGG GAGAAGGGGATGTGCCAGAGAGCCTGTGCAGGATAGAGAAGTTTCTGAAAACTTCCATTGAGTTCCATGAACTAGACCTTCTTGACCGAGAAGGATTGGAAGATGTCTTCAAAAAG CATTCCTTCATTGCGGTGATGCACTTTGCGGGCCTGAAAGCCGTTGGAGAGTCTGTGCAGAAGCCTCTGCTTTACTACCAGGTCAACCTCACAGCGTCCATGAACCTGCTCCAG gTCATGCAGGCTAACGGAGTGCACAACCTGGTGTTCAGCAGCTCGGCCACGGTGTACGGAGACCCCCAGCGGCTGCCCATCGACGAGCAGCACCCGGTGGGCGGCTGCACCAACCCCTACGGCAAGACCAAGTTCTTCATCGAGGAGATGATCAGCGACCAGTGCAAGGCCAATAAG GACTGGAATGCAGTTCTGCTGCGGTACTTCAACCCGATCGGAGCTCACATCAGCGGCCTCATCGGAGAGGATCCTCAAGGCATCCCCAACAACTTGCTCCCATACGTTGCACAG GTCGCCATTGGGAGAAGAGAGCACCTCAGTGTGTATGGTGATGACTACGACACACCTGATGGGACAG GTGTGAGAGATTATATCCATGTGGTTGATCTGGCCAAGGGACACATAGCTGCCTTGAAGAAGCTGCAGGACAACTGTGGGTGCAag gcgtacAATCTCGGGACCGGCACTGGGTATTCAGTGCTCCAGATGGTTAAGGCAATGGAGAAGGCCTCTGGCAAGAAG ATCCCGTGCCAAGTCGCCCCTCGGAGGGACGGGGACGTGGCGTCCTGCTATGCCGACCCCCGCACAGCTGCAGAAGAGCTGGGCTGGAAGGCTGAGTTTGACCTTGAGAGAATGT GTGAGGATTTGTGGCGCTGGCAGTCCTCTAACCCAACTGGCTTCTCCAGTTGA